Genomic window (Ailuropoda melanoleuca isolate Jingjing chromosome 7, ASM200744v2, whole genome shotgun sequence):
GCTgtactgttaagagaatgagaagaaaaaaaaaaaaaaaaagcttactaaGTTTACATTCCCCCTATTTGGCAAATATGCCATACTTTTGAATTCAACACTTACGGTTCATTAATGATCCTCATAACGTTCAATCCAGCAATAGTTCCTGCATCTTTGGTTGCCTGGCGTTGGGCATCATTGAAATAGGCTGGTACAGTAACAACTGCATGGGTAACCTGAAAAGATAACAGAAGGTAACTAAGTGTATTTTATCACACGGTTTAACTCTTATATAAATTGCACTCAAACCATCACTTTAGTTTCTAAGACAATTTGTTTGTTAGATGGGTATATGATATGTAATTTTATACCCATGGATTTGCAAGCATGAAGTGGTAACACATGAAAAGTCCCTAGTATTTTCTGGCCCACAGTAAAACATGCAAGTAATTAAAATTGATATACATGGATGTCATTCATATTCAAATTATCAAAACAATGAAAGCATCTACACAACACAATAAAttaagaataggaaaaataaaattacttaacattgttctaaaaatatttaccttcttTCCTAAGTAAGCCTCTGCAGTTTCCTTCATTTTAGTGAGAACCATGGCAGAAATTTCTTCAGGGGCAAATGTCTTTGTTTGCCCACCTCCAATATCAACTTGAATGTATGGTTTAGTTTTCTTCTCAACAACctattttaaacaattattattattttcagacacagaagaacatttaaaattttaaaagaggactGTCTGAGTCCCACTTCCTCCCCCATAGTTTGGTTTACTGTGGTCGCTTGTAACTGAATATTGACTAGAAATGTTTAAGGAGTATGGGTGCCTTACAAAGACAAGCCTCTTCAGTTTTAATCAGACTCTTAATCCTAAACGATGTAGACAGAATAGTTGTCTGTGAAATGTCTTTGTTTGCCAGGCTTACTTTAAGTTTTGTAACATTACCAAGATTACTCAATAAAAGTTATTACAGATACACCATGTTTGTATCCTTTTTGTTGTCTCAACAATTTTTCAGTAAGGTCTTAAATACtccaaccaccaccacccacctctaCCGGGTGAGGAAAACCCCACCGAACCTTGAAAGGCAGGAACTTGATGTCCTGCTGCACAGACGGGTCGTTCCACGTGCGGCCGATGAGCCGCTTGGCATCGAAGACGGTGTTCTCAGGGTTGGAGGTGAGCTGGTTCTTGGCTGCATCGCCGATCAAACGCTCCCCTTCAGGAGTGAAGGCCACATAAGACGGCGTGATGCGGTTGCCCTGATCGTTGGCGATGATCTCCACGCGGCCGTTCTTGAACACCCCCACGCTGGCGGAAAAATCACCAAGAACGCAAAGAATCAGCATCGCGATTCTCACGGCAGCGCAGGAGGCCACGCCCCATTCCCCCCTTTCCACAAACCCCACTTACCAGGAGTAGGTGGTCCCCAAGTCGATGCCGACCACCGTGCCCACGTCCTCCTTCTTGTCCTCCTCCTCGGCCCGCGCCGCGCCGAGGAGCAGCAGCACCGCAGCCACCAGGGACAGCTTCATCTCGGCGGCGCCGTAGGCCAGTTGGTCAGCAGGCAGGCGGGACGTCACAGGCAATCCAGCCACAGGCCGCAGCACCCGAGCGCACCGAGATTACTGATCTGAAGGCACACGGCCCGGGGTCAGGAGCAGCAGATAAGGCGAAAAGCAGGTCCGGGAAGAGGCCTCGGCGCTTACCCCTCAGACTCACAAAAATCCCCCAAGTCGACGAGTCTGTGATGTCTCGGCCAGCGTCTACCGCGCTGTCGCCGAGGCCGCTTATataccctccccccagccccgtcGTGGAGGCCACCGATTGGCGCAGGCCCTGCTCGTTGGAGGCCTCTGATTAGTCCAGGCCACCAAGCTGGCCGTCGCCGATTCGAAGCGGCCTCCTCCGCAACCAACGTCACTGCTACGCCCCCTCGGAGGACTCACTGGCTGTTGGCCGCACCCGACAGCTACCAATGGGAGGCAACATCCGCCCGAGGCGCAGGCCCCATTGGTTCAGCAGCTGCCTGTCCCTCGTGCGACCTCTCACCCGGAGGCCGTTTCCGCCGGTAACGGCAGAAGTCCCGCCTTCTACGCTGGGCCCTGAGGGGCCGGTGCCAGTGCCAGTGTGGAGTGCGTGATTCCCTCGAGGAGGTGTAATTTGGgtcctttgcttctttttctctgttgtccGCTTGTCCCTCCTCCGTCCTTCGTCTCGAAGCGGGAAGCAGCTCTTCCTCCTCTCAGCTTCCAATCCATCTCAGGCAGGCAGGTCTCAGCGTAGATGCTGTGATCGCCTCAGAacaaatttctttgccctttatAGCCGCTACGGTTCTGGGGTGTCCGAGCCTCAAGGCTTTTTGTTCGGCCCGCAGCCCTCGAGCGGGGGCCTGACCGGAGCACCGCCCGGCAGCGGATCGTGGCTCTAGCCATTCTGTCGGCCCTGCTCGCTCTAGCCAGCTATCTTTGTCTATACCAGGTTTCTCCACATTGCCCTACCCACGGTAAGTCACAGGCCGGGCCAAAGTAACTGCCTCCTCGCCCTGAGTCCCCACCCCAGTGTGACAGCCCTCTCCTGAAGAGCTTTCTAATGCCATCACTCCCACCTTGGGATGTATCATTTTTCTAGCTAGCcgccccttcccttctcctgcgctcatcttttttttttctttgtggccCTGAGTTACCATTTGCAAGGCCTTCCTCGTCCTTTATTCTTGATACCCTTCTAACTTCACTCTTCCTGGAAAAGGTCAGATTGTGCTTAAACGCATCTGATAGACGAAGACGTCTTGATATTGGCTTTCCTCATACTTGTATAACAACCTGTAGCAAAAAATAATAGAGGCTACTATTTACTTTagacttactatgtgccaagcattgttctGTTTCCTATGTCATTCGGTCCTTACAGTTTAATACTTGgcatttcccattttccagatgagaaaattgggactgaaatattaaataactaGTTTAAAGTCATAGAGCTAGTGAGTGATGGAGTTAGAATTGATATCGAAGTCAGCTTGGCCCATAGCCAatgctcttagtttttttttaattacttaattcattcagcaaatcttTTTGGAGGACCTGCTATGGAAAGACCAAAGGTCTGatacaaaacattttaagatacTTACCAAAAAATGCATGGGACATTATCATAGGAACTGAAGACTCCAGTGTTTTTCCACTAAATGTATTCTTGAGATTCGACACCATGTCCAAATAGCACTGAAACATCTTACACACAGTTTACTAAGATGCTCAGCCTAGGAGTCAGTACTCaagaattttcctttctccttcagtgCTTCTCAAAGGTTATGCTGGTGACTCAGAATTGACTATAGAAGTTGCATCACCCATCTTGCAACAGGGCTTGTAACACTGCTGTAACACTGACCCTCTATAGGTTGCATCAGTCCGTTACTTAGATAGAAATCACCATCCAGCCACTTTACAGCTTCATATCATTTCAAACAAACTTTGTATATATCATCCATTTCCCATAAAAGCAAAGCAATCAGTTTCAGCCTTGTCCTTGATTTGATGGAGTAATCTTTTGCAACTCTCTTTTTCCTAAGATTTAGATAAGTGATATCTGGCTAACTTCCAAAGGGAATGAGTATATTGGTGCTTGTAGTATCTTTTTAAAACCAAGTGTATTAGGTATATGTTATTGTATAATCCAAAGTGCGATCTTTTATGGGTTGAATAGAAAAGTGCATCAATGAATCTAGTTTCCTGAATGTTAAATGCCAATAATAGTATTGGTGCCAAATTATCACTATTTAAGAGCTAGCCACTACGCTAAATACTTTATGTGCATTATGTCCTTTAATTCttatgaaagcatttttttttaacccttattTTAGAGCTAAGGAATCTGAAGCCCCAAGAGGTGAAGAAACTTGCCCTGGAGATTACAGAGCTGAGAAGACagggagccaggatttgagccTTGGCAATTTGATTAATTTCTGTAGTCTAGATTATCATCCTGAGCTTTGGGTTTTTGATTTATATCTTGTTTAGGGTATAGAGTAGttatatagtttgcaaatattttgatAATGAGTGATAGACAAATGTAGATTTTTATCCAGTAATTTAAAGCAGCTCGTTTCACTTGTGCTCCTAGGGGTAAGGAAATAGATTTCTATTTCCCATCTGATCTCAGCTAAGCAGAGTTAGGACTGGTTAGGATCCGATGTCATTTAGTTTCTAAATCTTCCTTTCTGAAAGGGAAATACAGGCatagaacaggaaagaaaaggaaaagacttaTGTAATTGACAAATTGAATGTTTAGACCCTGATAATTGAGAATTTCCACATCCTTTGTTGGGGAGAATATTCAACTAAGAGATTAGGCACATGACCTTGGGGAAAAACCTACCAGAGCCTCAGCTTTTTCATCTATTGAACGTCAGGGATTTCTGTCCTGTTGGTTTTAGTGGCTTGTTTCAAGGATCAGATAAGATACTGTATATTAAAGTGTTTGGGAAGTTGTAGGATAATAGGAATGCTATTAATCATGTGAATATACTATGGGAAGAAATTTTAGAAGCTCTTCAAGAAAACCATCTCTTGAGAGTCAAAAGTTCCAAGATTTCTTTCAATGGAAAGTAATGTTTGGTGATTATGTTGAATTTGACAgacttttggaaatatttttttaaatgttctaattaTTCTCATATTGGCTACATAGATGCCTTTTTTATTAAAAGACTGGGCCCTTAGACCCTTGactttcccttttcttagagcatttacttcAAGAAAACtaattgtaggggtgcctggctggctcagtcggtggagcatgtggctcttgatcttggggttgtaagtttgaattccacgttgggtgtagagattactttaaaaaataaagtctttaaaaataaaagaaaagagggacTGGGCCTTAACCTTTATTCAACAACTCAAGAGTAAAACAGAAGTATCCCCTGACACCTGAGCCAGGAACAATACTAGGTATAACTCATGTagcctttttttgtgtgtgcttttgaAAGTGCAATGTGCTAGGCAATCAGTTTTCTTTGTCTTGactctttttttgtccttttttttttttttaaagattttatttatttatttgacagagagcaagcacaagcagggggagctgcagagagggggagaagcaggctccccaatgagcagagagcccaacttgggctcgatcccgggacactgggatcatgacccaagctgaaggcagacgcttaaccgaccgagccaccgaggcgcccctgtaTTTGATTAATTGAAAAGCATTTTAGTTTtatacagaaaatgttttaatttttcttctgttttaaagttTCCATTGAAGTAAAATAAGCTACTAAATATAAAGAGCTACCTCTATAGAATTTGAGTGATAATATGTAtcctaaatttctaaatttttaaaataggatatatAGGGGCACTTGCCTGGCTCAATCAGAGGAGTGTTCAAGCCcaacattaggtgtagagattacataaataaataaatacatacatacttaaaaatatattaaaataggaaataaatgtaCATGGTATAAAATTCAAAGGGTACAATGTATAACATGCAATGAAAATAAGTCTGCTTGCCACCCTTTCCCCAGCCTTATTCCTCTACACTGGTAAAGGTAACCACTGTCACCACTTTCTTGTGTAGCCTAGAGAGgttttattcatattcatatgCAGTGTGTGTGTATCCCTATTTTAAAACTAGTGATGGAGCATGCTACATACATGGTTCTTCTTCCATCCAGTTAGCTATATTTCTTGGAGATTGTCACAAATCCactgcctcttttcttttttaaatggcaataGTAGCTACCCTcaattgagtatttactatgtgctggATATTTTACATATCTTAaacctttttattataaattgcaATATGAatacagaaaagtacataaaatgcaagtgtacagtttaatgaataattataaatCCCTAGGTATTCAATATcgaaatcaagaaaaagaatgttGTCAGCATCAAGAAGTCCTCACTTTTTCACCCCAGCTTAATTCCCTCttccataaaaaaattaacttttctttattgtACAGTCTTTAGAATTTTACCATTTAGCTTCTGTCTTAAATACTATAGCTTGATATCCAGTAGAACATGTCTTTTCCACCTTCAGAGTGTCTTCTGGTATTCTTGGTACTtgtatttccaaaaattttagaattagcttgtcaagTTGGCAAAGCAAACCTATTATATATTGTTAAGTAAGAAAAGTAAGTTATTTAACAGTATAATAATACtataccattatttttaaatatacctcAGTCTTAAGTCTCAATTTCTTAATTGAGAAATTGAGAAGTTTCTCAATTTTTCAAGTCTTAAGCctcaatttctgtattttaggattttttaaaaattgcatgaatttactatttaatatttatcagGAATGAacaattttctgttttgaaatgaTAAATTGTGTTACTTCAAGATGATGAAACATTATGTAGCTATTAAAATTGTTGATATCTATGTTTTTCGAAGAGTAAATTGTAAGTATGTTACTTTTTTGTCtacattttcttgttatttaaaaaaaaatccctgtttaTCTATCAGGAACTTACTGAGCTTGAAAAACCTTTAAGAACTTAAAACTAAAAGTAATACAGAAGAGAACTGCCCTCAGTCCACGCACCAGCCAGCTCCATTATGGCAACCCGAAGCCCCAGCATTGTGATTAGTGATGATGAACCAGGTTATGACCTAGATTTATTTTGTATACCTAATCATTATGCTCAGGATTTGGAAAAGGTGTTTATTCCTCATGGATTAATTATGGACAGGACGGAACGGCTTGCACGAGATGTGATGAAGGAGATGGGAAGCCATCACATCGTAGCCCTCTGTGTGCTCAAGGGGGGTTATAAATTCTTTGCTGACCTGCTGGATTACATTAAAGCACTGAACAGAAATAGTGATAGATCCATTCCTATGACTGTAGACTTCATTAGACTGAAAAGCTACTGTAATGACCAGTCAACAAGGGACATAAAAGTAATTGGTGGAGATGATCTCTCAACTTTAACTGGAAAGAATGTCTTGATTGTTGAAGATATAATTGAAACAGGCAAAACAATGCAAACCTTGCTTTCCTTGGTCCAGCAGTATAATCCAAAGATCGTCAAGGTTGCAAGTTTGCTGGTGAAAAGGACTCCTCGAAGTATTGGATATAGACCAGACTTCGTTGGATTTGAAATTCCAGACAAATTTGTTGTAGGATATGCCCTTGACTATAATGAGTATTTCAGGGATTTGAATCATGTTTGTGTCATTAGTGAAActggaaaagcaaaatacaaagcCCAAGATGAGAGTTCAAGTTGAGTTTGGAAACATCTAGAGTCCCATTGAAATCACTTGTAAAATGATCAAAGGTTCTAGTTGTGTGGCCAGCCGCTTTGCGGGGCTTCTTGCAttatcttctaagaattttatctGTTTGGTATGTTTGTTAGAAATGTCATTTGCTGCGTTCCGAAAGTCTTCATTTGCACTATAAGCCTATAGACCATCAGTTCCCTTTGGGTGGATTGTTGTTTGACTTGTGAATGAAAAATCTCTTAAACCACACCACTGttgaatgaaaatattgaaattgTATCTGTaggaaacatttaaagagaagatatattcatttttaattggcattttaatttttatatattcaggaaaaaacaaGTGATTGAATATTGTTAATTATGCCACTGTGTTTAGAAAAGTAAGAAGCAGTCAGTTTTTGTATCAATGACACTATTTAAGAGGTATTGTTTTGTTGGATAAACCATGTGTCCTTGAATTGTTTTAGTGTTTCAGTAGTATTAACTGTATTTTCCTGCTTATTCAGATTATTTCTGGTGAATCTTTGTCAACAGTTTAAGTACAAATCAATAAAttccaaaatacttaaaaaaataaaagtaatatgagAGAACAAAAAAGGTCAGTGAAAGATGTTTAAGATATAAttacattggggcacctgggtgccttcATCGGTTAAgggtcggccttcagctcaggtcatgatcacagggtcctgggatagagccccacctcaggctctccactcagcggcgagtctcctcctccctctgtgacctctcttgcttttactctctctctaatgagtaaataacatttaaaaaaagataaaattacattaaagCTATTTCATATGTTATAGGTTAAATCAAATACAGGTAATGTACCAAAGTTTTATGTTGCATTAACATGACAGTTCCCATCTGTCTGGACATCTCTGATACTGATAGAAAGATAAGGTGTCTTTTTGCTCTGCtctgttttaagtaggctccacacccagtgtggaaccttgagtgtggagcctaacgcaaggcttgaactcatgaccctgagatcaagacctgagctgagatcaagagtcagacacttaaccaactgaaccaccaagcCACCCTGGAAGGATAAAGTTTATAGTAGATTTCACTGTGCTGCAGTTCAAGTTGCATAATTTATGTCTCTGTTTTATAGGCgtcttttccctcattttcagtATTCTCAAGTTTCAGGCTTTTATCTGTTGCCCGTACCCTAGCcaagaattaaaaattctttggCAAATGTTACAAAACCAGGCAAGAATCCCCAGGCAAGTGAGGGGCCCTAAATCATAAGCTCCACCAGCTTCATAGTAAATCCACCTCTGAGTACTGCTACTATTTCTGAGCCTGCCATTGGGGGCCAGTGTAGGACAACCAACGGCCCAAAACATGGAGTAAGTTTATGTAGTCTTGTCCTTTACTTGTAACTGGGCTGTTCCAAAGGgcaaaaaacattttatagagAAATACTATCTGCTACTTGTGTAGAACAGCTTCCATGCATGTCTTTCTGGAtttcgtggtttttttttttttttttacagattgccagagctttaaaaaaattttcccttaaaaattttttaaaactatgttaactatgttaaaaaataacagttaatTCACATGTATTTTTTGTGACTCAGAATATACAgtcaacctaaatgtccatcaataaggGATGCTAAATCAACTGTGGAGGTGATACTATGGAAATACTGTGCAAAGTTTTAAAACTGAGgtagatttttatgtattgataCGGAGTGAAGctcaggatttatttttaaatgaagagaacGGTATGTACAATGTGATCCTATTTGTGtaaccccctccccctccccaccaatctAGACAGATACCAACAGATACTAGATTGTGGCTCCCTCTGGGTGGAATTGGAGGGGAGtcgaaaggattttttttttacttatttgtattgTATACATCCTTTAAGGCCAAGAATGAATTTCTGTATTACTTGTTTgattgaaaatgaattttagaaaagaaatgtagTGAATGTAATGGTTCAGTTAGCTTTTAGcattgaaatttttcaaaaaggtttttatttattttgagagagagagcatgatcggggggaggggcagagggagaagaagaccccactgagcaggaagcctgatcccaggaccctaagaccatgacctgagccgaaagcagactcccagctgactgagtcacccaggtgccccagaaatttttttttttaaattgagtttgcCACTGTGCTCTGATTCTGCAGCAGAGTAGTCTAATGGAGAGTATGGATTTAGGAATCTGAAGAACTGAGCTCTATTCAAGATCCAGTATGAATTCCGTAACTATGGATGTGTAACTTCATATCCTTGTATATCAGGGAAGACTGAGTGGTATAGTGGGAAGAAACGAGCTTTAGCCAGTTTACTGTTTATTTGtcccattcatttaaaaaaagtggaacaaaaatatgtattacatCCTAGGTAGTATGCCAGGTTCCAGAGGCACAGTGGTAAATAAGATGGGGTTCTCTGCCCTCGGGAAGTacaatttattgattttgatCATCTGTTCACCTCTTGAGTCCACTTCTCCATGTGTAAAAGGTGTTGAGAACACTACCTACTACATATTCCACAAGAATTACtgttgtaggggcacctgggtggctcagtccattgagcgtctgccttcggctcaggtcatgatcccagggtactgggatggagccccgcatcgggctccctgctcagccgggagtttgcttctttctttcccttggctccttgcccctgctcatgctctctctctctctccaataaataaataaaatctttttttttttaacaaaaattactCTTTTAGTGATCCATTGTTTTAACGTGGGAGTTGTGTTCCTGGGGTGTGCTGGgtgggaaaaaaattgaaaactgccTATTTAGTTCAAGCTCTTGGTTTATAAATGGCAGAGTAAGGCTCAAAACAATTGACCattccagtgctctttccacaaCCCTCAAGAACTTTTTGCAATTTTGGGggtcctttccttcctctcccccatggCATGTGTGCTCCAGCCCATCTAGAGTACTCAGTGTTAAGTGAAAGTGAACCTTGAATGTGTTCTTTTACACATTCATTTTGCTCAGGCTGAGTTCTTCCTTAGCAATCCTCATATGCCATCTTCCTTCCTGAAATCCAGCCATCCAGTAACCCCCAAGTATCATCTCCTTACAGTCATGGCCCCTCAACTTGATGAAACCTTTCTCAGGGATTCTCATAGAGCTTTATACCTTAGGTTATTATTATGATCCTTAATCTGTGTGAGTTACCCTCTCATCCTAGATTGTAAACTGTATCCTGTTGCTTTTTGCATTCCCTTGGTCCTTTGGGCAATGCTTTAAAACAGCTGATACATAGTCTTTGATTGAACTGAATTCTTGAATCAGTTGAATGGCAATATGATAGCGATAATATCTGACCAGCTAACTATAGAATGCGATCATGGtaataaaatgaagcaataaaTAGGAAGcaaattttgacaatttttaagaGTACGACATCAAGGAGAATGACTAAATAGAAAGCAATTTGGGAGCTGATTTACATTTGAAATAGTTGGAAAacagtattacttttttttttttggcctggagACTCCCAGTGTTGGAGGATATAATCGTTGTTTTCAATGTTTTGAAAGGCTGtcaaatggaaaacattccatattGCTCCAGGCATCAGAACTAGCACTGGAAGGAAGTAAAAGGGAAGCCCATTTCACCGAAGGCAGAACTTCTAAAGCTGTGCAACAGGGGAGCGGGCTATCTCACTTAAGATAGTGAGCTCCCTGAAATTTGAACTGTGGAAATAGAAGTTGGAagaggagggcacctgggtggctcagatagttaagcctctgtcttcgctggggtcgtgatctccggtcctgggatggagccccatatcggaCTCCTGgctaagcggggagtctgtttctccctctgcctttcccccctgctcctgctctccttctctctctgagacgaatagataaaatcttaaaaaaaaaaaaaaaaaaaagttggaagacCGTCTGGCTGGAATTTCTGCCTGGGCGGGAGTTGGACTAGTGATCTTTAAGATGTCTTCCAGTTCTAAGGTTTCTATGACTGTTCAGCTCCGTTGACTTGACATTTGAATATACCTgagttatttttgtaaaataaaattttatcagatAAATCAGTCAACTTAAAAAACTGTATAGTCAAATTTACAGTAAGTAAAAGGATAAAACGAGGACTGGGAAATCAGGTTTAAAACTGAAAACCCCAGATACCGCTGAAGGCAACTTGGGAAACTTttaacagaaagggagaagaggtgtgtgtgtgtgagacgaATGATGTGCCCTGGGCAAGCGACACTTGTTACCGAAGATGTAAATGCTCTAAATTCTTTTACTTTACACGTACTTGCACAGGCGGGTTTTTCCACACCCAGCAGCACCCTACGCGGAAGCAAGGTCGCGCGTCTGATGTGGAACAATTTTTCGGAAGGCGCCTAGCGTTAACGCAGAAGCCCACGACCGCTCACGGGGGCGACCGACCCGGCTGGCTAAACCGGAAGGGCAGTTCTGGCCGCCCGCGCGAACCACCAGTCCCAGGGGCCCCCACGGCGCCGCGCACGCGCGATGGCGTGGCGGCAGCGCCGCCGCAGGACGCAGGGAAGCCAGCTAGCGAGtagtggcggcggcggcggaggaggCAGCGGCGGTGGCAGCTCGCGGCGCGGGCGACGGCTCCGAGGCTGAGTGGCGGTGCGGCGGCGACCTCGGTGCCCTCCTCCGTGTGAACCCCGTGGTGAGTGCGCGTCTCCGGTTAACTAGCGCGGAGTGCGCGGTTCGCTGCCTGGCGGCCGGGCTGGTTTGGCCTAGGGCCGCAGCCTGCGCCTAATGGCCGGGCCGTCCAGTCCAGCTgacccctgggccctgggcccttcCGTCCCGTGTCGGTAGAAGTGGGCGTAGGGGGACAAACGGTTAGGCCCAAGGTACAGATGTGGCGGCCCCCGGGGGCCAGGGCGGCCTGGGGCAGACGGGAGGGAGGGACGCgtgggggatgggatgggaaggGACCGGAGAACGGCGGGGCGGCTTCGGGTGGGAGCCACAGGCGAGCGACCTGGCAGGTAGAGAACTGAGCATAGGAGGCGAGAAGGAGGTGGAATATCTTCTGAGTGCCGCTGGTGAAGATGTCATGATTCGGGGACTCTTGACAAGCTGGACTTCTGGGTCTGGGGGCAGCCCATCtacgaaacacacacacacagtatactTGGCATTTTTCCACTTGCTGTTGGATGTCTTGGAAATGAGGGACTGTTGGTTGCTTCCATCTCCCTTCCTTCAACTTCACCTTTTATTGACTGTCAAATGGGTGCTGGCTAGGCAAACCATAGAAATAAACAGTGTTCTGTGTATAAGATCGTGGAAAAACAGGTGTGGTGGTATGTTCAG
Coding sequences:
- the LOC100480823 gene encoding hypoxanthine-guanine phosphoribosyltransferase; this encodes MATRSPSIVISDDEPGYDLDLFCIPNHYAQDLEKVFIPHGLIMDRTERLARDVMKEMGSHHIVALCVLKGGYKFFADLLDYIKALNRNSDRSIPMTVDFIRLKSYCNDQSTRDIKVIGGDDLSTLTGKNVLIVEDIIETGKTMQTLLSLVQQYNPKIVKVASLLVKRTPRSIGYRPDFVGFEIPDKFVVGYALDYNEYFRDLNHVCVISETGKAKYKAQDESSS